The window aattaagctctaatcgaattaagacaggtggagtactcctgttttagtcgcattatggacatgtattacagacatgtaaacaccttaatcacattataaacgtcgtgtgagagttttcaccgcattttgcgacaggacacgatcacacacagcagttctcaacattttacggcgaacaagagagttcggctgtgtcccaaaccgcatacttgactactataggcctgtagtggggaaaaatacatgtatctcggctactatatagatggtaagtacgtggtttgagACGTAGCCCGTGGCTTCAaacagttgtctattagcacgtacagcatgacaaataattaactgcacttaaagcgttcgttaaaaaaattaagtaaaaacacccaaaactgtatatggtaccataataaagacgaactgtatgttgatacgtgaaattctggagggacgtcggacagtgtggcgcggtgacataAAGACGccggctgttaatctaattatattctataacatgtaaaacgggaacatgacgggagtattctaaaagcgactcatgtaaacaccttaatcacattattatctttatcagagtaaggtcaataattagattactgctatccatgtaaacgtagtcactgacagGTAGAGAACATTCTGGAGTGtatgaaagaaaacaacaaactcGTGTACCATCAGCAAACCTTACAGATTGTCTGGACTTGATTTGTGGTAGTGGTATCAGTTTCTGTGTCCACAGTACAGTGTTTTTGATGTGGTATATTATCAGAGAAGACCACATGTGTAGCTTTTGGAAGGAGCGTGGGCATGCAGGCCTGTTTTGCGTGGCTCGGGAAGTGACCCTCCACAGGTGCAGATGAAGATAAAGTAGAGCTCCGTATGTTTGATCTGCTCCACTGAGAGGAATAGCTATGGGAATCATATATGCTCCACTGCTTTGGTGTTGCTTTAAGTTGGTTGTGTAGCCCCagagaagtctttttttttttttaatgaagatcTTAGAATGTCTCTGAAACCTGGCAAGTCTGAATCATGAACTATTCAGATTATCTAAGTTCATTAGCTAAAAACCATGCCATGACATTATCTAAAATCCATGTCATTACAtctttgtgtctgaaatgtctccTTATTCTAGGCACTTGAAAATGGGAACTGTTTCCATTTGAGTGATGAATAATGTGTCCACAGACACCTGACCGCTTTCTTTGGTCTCTGTGAAAGATTGATACCTTGGTTAGATTCTCtattacataatataaatatataaatatatttcacattatgGTATCCATGGTTAGTACATCGCTCTATGCTTTGCCCTCTGTGTGATTCAATCCATTTTAATGTAACCTTTCTCAAAAAAGCATGGCCCCAAATTTAGTTTTTTGGGGGCATTTCAAAAGAAATCCCTAAATTTCCACCTACTCCTAGTTGGCACTCAACCATATCTCCTGGAAGAGGTCATCTTCAGGGCAGTCAAACTAAATTAGTCTTCTTGTGATTACAGGGGCCTTGTTGTCAACAAATCTGAATGGAAGGTTTAAACATTGAAATGCGCATGTTCGCATAACATACACACTACTGGGAGTTTACCCTGAAGGCAGCTGAAGGGGATGATGGCAGGAAGAGATATGTTTTGCAGTAGGTggggcaaaaataaacaaaggcttTCTGCTCACTATTATGGTCTCTGGACTGAGAAACTGACTGAGCATTTCTACCGCAGTTTTAGTGACCTAATTTCTAATAAATAAGTTTATGTGCACCTACAGAGCATGTGGGTGTGGATGCAACAGAATATGTTTGTGTGGTGTAAACTCTTCACCTTCCCCTTGGAGAAAGCTGATCTCAGTTCACTTTGACTTGAGAGGACTAGTGTTCTTCtctttagtattttatttttttaaataaaagattagTGGCCACATTGTCAGCAGCAGAGTGGTGCTAGGGAAGTGGAGAGTGACTCCAGGGAAAATAAAAGCGTGTTGCGAAGTCCTGTCATCAAGTCCTGTCTTTCacctttttttaatgagttaaaACATTTGTGAGCATAGTTTAGCATAGTGTGCAGCTGCATGATGGACACATCAGGGCTCTCTTTCTAAGATTCTTCCCATTCTTTATCTCATGCTATGGAAACCCTTTTAATTATGAACTCATGTTGACTGATGAGTTTCTAAGAGAATTTGATTGTCTTGGTTTAGATGGCATGTCTACATGTGGGGAAAGGATTTGTGTTACTAGCAGGAGAAAAGGAAATCCCACCGAGATCTTGAACAGAGCTCTGGAGCCCTAGTGAAAGTTCTAAGGTCGAAGCATGTTACAAGTTAGGAGTCAAATAACCTTTTGTATAACTTTCCACTGACAACACTGGAGTTGCTCTCTGGTACATAGAGTTAACACTGAACTGTGCATCTTGATCTCACTTACTTCAGCACAGGAAGCACTTATAAACTAGACAGCCTTAAGCACTGtaaagccctgttcacaccAGAGACTATTTTCGCAGCATGAAAAACGGTCCATTTAATTCCCCAATGGCTGTAAATGAGCGTTCACACCCAGGCGTAATACGCATGGCGTCAAAGCGTTAAATTTTGGACACGCCGCATCAAAAACTGGCCGACCAATGAgattcacatacatacacgcgcatatatatatatatatatatatatatatatatatatatatatatatatatatatatatatatatatatatatatatattagtgtccgtagtgtatgaatatatatacagagtatctcacaaaagtgagtacacccctcacatttttgtaaatatttgattacatctttttatatgacaatactgaagaaatgacactttgtaaagtagtgagtatacagcttgtgtaacagtgcaaATTTGCtatcccctcaaaataactcaacacacagccattaatgtctaaaccgctggaaacaaaactgagtacacccctaagtgaaaatgttgtcacatgaaaagatgtaatcaaatatttacaaaaatatgaggggtgtactcacttttgtgagatactgtgtgtgtgtatatataatgaatatatagcgtaagaaacaaacaatgctatatatatatatatatatatatagagcattgtttgtttctttgtataACCCtcaacacttcatcaatttggaggaacattaacattttgggGCACAGCAATAGTTGCCTTACACCCAcaccctccatccatccatcttctaccacttactccttcttcagggtcgtgggggaacctggagcctatcccagggaacatcgggcacagggcagggtacaccctggacagggtgccagtccatcacagggcacaaccacatacacactcacacacccattcatacactacggacactttagacacgccagtcagcctaccatgcatgtctttggactgggggaggaaacccccgcagcacgaggagaacatgcaaactccgcacacacatggccccagcgggactcgaaccctggaccctggaggtgtgaggcaaatgcgcactaagccaccgtgcgccccaatCCACAACCTCCCCCCAAAAATCTGGTTCTTCCCttaagtatgtgaatgctactgctgtgactttgatataattcaaatcattacttatttaaaaagtgcatactgtttaaaatgagagCTTTAAGgatttaaagaagtatttgttgcagtggccaaatcaccaaatgCCTTACATTTCGCATATGTGCTTTAGCTAGTACACAAAAGTGTACAGCTTAAAGACATAAATActggctctcttcttcttcagtgATAAGAGggtgtcagaaacggaaagttgtgcagcgccaccttgtgtaccgaggtatttctgcttttcagtaagcgccatctactgtcaaggagtgaatttgcactttcattcagctCAACGTCCCAGTGTGAACAGGGCCTAAGAGCATGTTAAATCAAGGTCACTGATGTTCCTCAGACAGCTGTTTTACTTGCAATGTATTACTGTGcttattaaatgttttcatattaATTAACTTATGCATAGACAGTTGTACAGTCTGATGTCTGCTGACCTTGAACTTTCCCCCCTTAGCGATGGAACTCTTGGTGACTGAACTGAATGTGTTGCTCAAGCTGCTAGACCATGAGACCTTGAGCTCTGCTACAGAGGAGAAGAAATGTGCCGTGAGGAACCTTGTGAAACAGCTGAAGCCCTCAGGTGGTTCCTGGTGTAAAAAAAGAATATacattacataaaaatatataaatatcttatAAAGTGAAGATATCTTGACTGAAGGCAAATTATCTAATGTTTCTCATTATGAGcttattatataacaaatttTGGACAGCTTATTTCTAAACATACAGTGGATGTAAAAGGTCTACATACCCCTGtaaaaatggcaagtttttgtaACTTGTAAAGattgaaaccaagataaatgaTGGCAGATCTTTTTCACACCTTTAATGTCATATAGTAACCAACAAAATGGAAATgctttaaggaaaataaaaaagacaaaacttaTAATAACCTGGTTGGATAAGTATGCACAACCCTTAaaaaatactttgttaaagTTCCTTTTCCTTGTAATGCAtcattcagtctttttgggtaagagtccaCCAACTTGGCACATCTTTATCAAATTGTGAAGGGACCTCCTGTGCACAGGTTTTGATAGGATTTAACTCTGGGCACttactgggccattccaaagaTTAAATGCCTTCTTCTCAAGGCATTtatttgttgacttggatttgtgcatCATTATTGTGctggaaaatgaaaaatttctacagctgtctaacagaggcctgcagaTTTTGTGGTAAAATAGGTttgtatttggagctatccatgatttACTCTATGTTGACTAGAACctcagtcccagctgaagagaagcagccctatagcatgatgctgccaacaccatgcttcaccatgggtattGTGTTCTTTGCGTCATAGGCTGacttgtttttgcaccaaataTATAATTTGGAATTATGTCCAAATGGTTCTGTTTTGTCTTATCAGTccaaacacattttgccacattgGTTGGGATGATTTAGATGGCCATGGATGGCACCTCCCATGAAAAAGTGCTTCTGCATAGCCACCCATAGTTGCCCCTATATCAAGCATCCCCATATTTTATACCAGAGACATGAATATGAATAGGGAAGATTGTCTCATGTCACATTTTGACCTTGCAATGAGTGACTATGCAATTgagtacttgccagatattcctgcagaccatttaatgttgccgtaggtcgCTTGgtagcctccctggtaagttttcaCCTTGTCCTTTCGTCAATTTTGAatggacgtcctgttcttggtaataataatgagtttgaatgtgttaatttagcttctttctagaaacaaaTGCTTGAAATAAGCTAAATTGTCTCCCTGTAGAATAagacaatttcaagcttgaaatgagtgaaatatctagaaataagcttaacattatttgtttaaaaataatgtaataaagaaaaatattagtTGGATATGCCTATATTCAAGATAGTTTACTTGCTGAGagattttttgcagtgtgtgaatgaatgtgggAAGAGGGAAGACTGCAAAATATTCTAAATCCCTTTACATTAGATCAAGTTGCTGCCctaatttacttacttacttactttttaaaagtaagtattttaaaaataaaaagtaagtaTCAATTTTTACTTACGTAAAATTGATGGAATTTGTGACCCAGTACAATGTaccaattaattctgttaattatCTGAAAATGTTACTGGTTTGTTAATGTATTCTCCTATGGTTATTTtaatggttgttttttgttatttttgtcactttaaaaaaactttttagtCACTGGACCAGAATACATGTACATGAACACCTCTGTCTGCAGAAATGGCACTAGCTTTGTGGAAGCCCTTTTTGATAACTTTGGTAAATAAGACTAGCATTGATGTGTTTGACTTAGCATTCCCTGTTGATTCCATTATTATGCACTAAAAAATTTTATGTATTGCTTCCACAGACTGCAACCTTAGTGAGCTGAAAGTTGAAGtagaagaacagaagaaaagCCCAATCAAAACAAACCAGTTTGCATCTAAACCTGTAAGGTGCCACCTTCTCATTTAATCCAAGCATTTGGCACTCTTCTAGAGAACGGGCACACAAtgatttaaattcaaattttcTACTCAAACAGTTTGAGTAACTACTCACCTTTCCTGTAACAAAAAGATTCAGAGCTGCTTTCATAAAAGTATATCATTTCTATCTCAAAAACACATGAGCTGTCTTGAGCaacaaatattttcaaaaaatgcaaaacagtttgtcatttcaaaacattttttgtagagctttattgttgttgatatcTTGTTTCCTTGGGTAAAAACATGAAGTTGCACACTTGTAAAATCCTTTCAAAAAGCTTTTAACACCAAAGAGACAGATGGTTGCTGACATGCACAAgtcagattaaaataaataaaatgtaataaaataagatgaaagtaaaaaaaatttacaagaAATGGACACATGAGCATACTTTCCTGAGAGCAAACTACAAAATGCAGCATTTCACCAACGTGTCATTGAAACTGCTAATATTCGTATCATGTGCTATGGACACTATTAGTACGTTTGGCGGAAATAAAATGGAGATGCAAGGAAAAGCATCTGCAAAACCATAATTGACATGTCAACAgaataatgaccccaaacatgTATCAAAATCAATACAGAAATGAAGATAGCAGTACATAATGTACAATTCTTGAAATCTTGTTCTGAAAGGGGCATTGGTCCACAGTGGTCTACAGGTGTTCTGTAACCTTGTATTACCCTGCAGAAAAAGGTCctgtactgtgtttttttttctctctctctccaggggAAGTTTCATACACACAAGCTGTTAATTTGAAATTataaaatatcacaaatttcACTTTATTCTGTTTACATATTTGTTTGCATACATATCcaatttattctatttatttatttattttctattctagCATTTCTTTAAAAAGGATTATTGTGGTTTGATAAAATACAAAACTAAGTGAGCCTTTTCAGAAGGGGTGGTCCATTGTAAGAGGCATAGTGGTACTAATAATCATCAAACAGCACTTTCTTCACAGCAGACGTACCTCAAAATGTTAGACAAAAACTTATGAAAGAGGGTGATTTGAGTTATGTAGGGCCACAGCTTTTGGTTGAATATTTTATTGCTCCTTGTTTTTGACTAGATTACACCAGATTCAGCACCTCCACTTCCCACCACCCCACCTCCAGAGGACTACTATGAGGAGGCTGTGCCACTCAGCCCTGGTACTGTGCCAGAGTACATAACCAGCCGCAGTGAGTTTTGCATCCCCAGAATTATTgcttaaatgaaataaacattcaGTCATATGGTTTGTCATGTAGTTTTCTTAAAGAATGCGTAAACTAAATGTGAATCTACGTAGTTATTTCAGATAATATGCACAGTATACCATTTTATGCCCTTATTTTGACTTTAACTTTTAAATACTTTACTCCTCTGACCTCTAGGTAGCTCCAGTCCTCCTAACTCCATTGAGGATGGATACTATGAagacacaaacaacaactgTCCAAATTTCAGCATGAACAGGCGGTGCAAAAACTCTTGTAATTCTGCATTACCTGTAGATGCATCTCCCTCTCAGTAAAACAAATCTATTCCCTAAGAGAACACAGAACACTGCTTTGTGCAGCACATTTAGCCTGTTTGGTTGTTACGTTCACATTAATCTGGCAGGGCCAGATGTGATATTTAACGAGCTACATGTCTGGAAACAATCTTTCAAATTCCAGCAGAAATTATCATAAAAATTGCTATAACAATAGACCTAAAACCCACCCCAATTTTACCATCCAGAGGTGTCttcaaattatttcattaaaataacacTTGTTCTACTGAATGCAATTTGTCCTCTACAAAGATAAGAGCTTAACTGGTAACTTATTTGGTGACTTTTCAGCAATGGCTTACATCCATGGTACTGAACCTTCCTGTTGGTCAGAAAATGTTTACAAGCAACATTTTCAAACAAGCCTATCCTACACTGGGATATGCCTTCACTGTGCACAGGATTGGCTTAGAAATGTTCAACTGAATTTTCTTTGCCACTATATTCCCACTCACCCTTTAAGCTAAACCATCTTACCACTCGCTCCAGACATGTGTTCCCACAAGACTACATTTACACTCGTAAGCTTGGCAGATGTTTTTATCGATAGTAGTTTATTTTCTGATTATACATGTTTGATCTCCAGATAATGATTCAGATGCTCTGAGTAGTTCCTATGAGTCAtatgatgaggaagaggaggaaaggGGTCAGTGTTTAACCCACAAGTGGCCCTCAGAGGAGAACTCCATGGCCCCAGTGAGGGATTGCCGTATCTGTGCCTTCCTGCTGAAGAAGAAGCGATTTGGTCAGTGGGCCAAACAACTCACGGTCATCCGTGAGAACAGACTTCAGGTGGGCCATGTTGAGCTTTGCACAGTGACGTGTTGGTTTCCACCAAACCTGTGACCTTCCATTATTAGCTATCCCAGCATTTTTGGCATGTCTTTGTGTTGGATACTGCTTTGTATGCATTCAGCTATTTATTGAACTGTTACATTGCTGGTTTCTCTTTCTAGTGCTACAAAAGCTCCAAAGACCAGTCTCCCTATATGGACCTGCCGCTTAATCTGTGCAATGTCATATATGTGCCTAAGGATGGGAGGAAGAAGAAGCACGAGCTTCGCTTCTCTCTGCCAGGTGGAGAGGCTCTGGTGTTGGCTGTACAGAGCAAAGAACAGGCAGATAAATGGCTCAAGGTAAACATGTTTTTCTCCTCGTCAAATTAAAAGGCCTTTTCCGGTCATACAACCAGAACTGTGCTTAACTGTCTGTTAAGAATACACATACAGCTTAATATGCTGAGTGCATGCCAGAAATAATATTACACAAGAAAGAATTCCTTTGGTGGAGACACCTCCTATGTAGCCAAATCTATTCATATGCTGAAACTGCTGATGTGCTTGTTTCTCTGTGTGGGGTACTAGGTGGTGCGTGAAGTAAACAGTCTGGGGACTACACTGGACATCTCAGCATCTCCCATGATCCCccgaaaaagagaaaaagagccAGAAAAAGACTTGGACAAGGTAAACTAGTGTACTTCAATAAGCTTTGATGTGGCTTTTAGTGTATACAATGTATATTCAAATTCTTTCACAGTCCTGGCTAACATCCACACCCAAAGAACATCAAACAAGAGTTATTTATAAGAGTTATTTATCTTAGCTTTACAATGAAACCACCATGCTAATAAACAGTTTTTCTCTATAAGATCTACTCTTGTTTATAGCAGGTGAATCATTTTCTTTGTAATATTACATCTAATATGCAACATTTTAACCTATGCCCTAGATATATGAGAATGTGTCCAGTTAGGTCTCTACtgttaatattgtgtgtatgtgtgcagagTGAAAGTGGCTGGAAGGCTAACTGTTCAGAACACTCTAACCATATGCTTATACATAGTAAATtgtagtaaacagtagtaaattgTTCTCAGACAGCTGAAAATAACATCTTCCAAAAGAGTTATTGCAGGTGGCAGAATTATGTGTTTGTGTCCCTATGTATGTTTGAGAGTGTAGGAGGAAGCAGAGCACATTTAGCCTGATTTAGCACTGAGGACTAAACTGTCATAAAATATGGAAGCTAGTAGGGATGCTCTGATCGATTGGCCGCCAATCAGTATCGGTTGATAATCACATTCTATGACTCAATCTGTAGTCTCTAAATTTGGCCAATCTCACGAACTGATTGCAATTTGATGATGTAAAACATGTGAGGACACAAAACTCATGATGACGTTAAACTTTAGCACTGCAGTCATGTCATCACTAGTGTGGAATTATTCCAAGGTCTCATAAAACACTGAAAAGTTTGCcatatttttgccatatttttAAAGGCCTGTTAAAGTGGATATTTGTTGTGGTTATTTATGTGAttctcaattaaaacaacaatctacaacattattgtaaataatataaccaaggcaaTATCTGTGGTATTACTTTATCTGCGGAAAAAAAGGTTAACAGTGATGGTCAACAGAAAGCTTACATATTACTTATATAAAGCTTGAAGGATTGGGATTGTTATAGACTGTAATATAAATCGGTATTGGTTGCAAAAATCCTGATCAGAGCAACCCTAGAAGCTAGGTCTATTATTTTGCATCTGAATAAACAAATTCTGCAGCTGACTCACTACTGGAGCTTTGAGCAATGTATtttttcactgtctctctctcaggcaaAGAAGATTTGTCTGGACACATTGAGATGAGACATTTGAGATTGCTTGTGCTGGCTCCTGATGAgtgtagttgtttgtttgtttgtttgtttattgactTTTCAGCATTATTACAGGTTCTTCAAGATGTTTGTCAATGAAGAACACTGAATTATTTTACTCTTAGAATAAAACATCAATACTAATTAAaccacaatttaaaataaacgaAATGTAAAACTATACAGTTTTAAGATATACAAATTACCAGTTTaagtagtgtgtgtatttaaaatgactgtCTTCTAGAGATTGTCTGGTGAGAAACATGCATCAGATTCGGATAGCATGCCTAGTGGAGAAAGTAGCCGAGACAGCCGGGAGAATGGTAAGTTGCTCTTACTTTAAAAACTCTGCATTTAAAGCCAACTTCtatcatttcagtttttaaattcTGCATTTACATAATTAGATAAAATAGATTATATTGAAGCTCAGAATGGCATTcatacagctgtgtgtctctcaTTTTGCCCACTGAGGGCTCTGCATATGTTATAATTCCTGTACAGTGTCATTAAATTTTTACGCTTTGATAACATTTCCGTGTATATCTATTTAGGTAAGCCTAAGCGGGTTGCTCTGTCAGAATTAACAGGTACAATGAGCAGAGCAGCTGGGCGCAAGATCACTAGGATCATTAGCTTTTCCAAAAGGAAGCCACCTCTACCTGGATATACACGAACATCATCACTTGACGAGAACCCTCGTTGTGGTAAGACTCAGTTGTTCTTGATACACTATCACTATCTGCTGTATTACTAGCTCTCCAATTTTCTTTAGTTATCATTCAAGCAGCCACACTTGCTTGACCTTGGATAACAAGGGATTATCTTGTGCATATCAGCGTTTTCTTTTTAGGTACTATGTCTGAGTATGCAAATACACATGTAACCTGTAGAAATAAAAGacaattgtgcaaaaaaaattttttttaaatactactCAATATAAAAAGTTGTTGAATGGCAGCAGCTCATTCTAAAAGACCTTAAAGAGGACTGGCAGTGGAGTTTTTGAGGGAATGCCATTCAGTCAATTAATAAATCAACAGACTACCTTGGGTAAGCAAAGAATAGTAATGTATAAAACCATTTACAGATCTGTTTGTATACACATCTGTGATGTTTCTGGTAGGTTATCTGAGTGTTTTGGTGAACCAGTGCTGGAAGGAACAGTGGTGCCGTGTAAGATGCGGCTCACTCCACCTTCATAAGGAGAAAGTTGATGGATGGCGGAGTCCACACACCTCCATTGTCCTACGTGGTTGTGAAGTGGTGCCAGGGCTTGGGCCCAAGCACCCTTTCGCCCTCAGAATACTAAGAAGTGGCACTGAGGTGGCAGCATTAGAGGTACAGAGGGTTTCTGGAGGCAAAATTTGCAAATACTTTTATTTGAACCTCATTTGATCACTTTCAATCTAAGAATTATCAAATCATTACaccacacaatattaagtagtACACTATCAAATAATTCACTTACAATGCATTTCAGAGTCATATCTGTGGTGCATTTCTCATGTCTCAGTCATTTATTGTGTGTCAGGCAAGCTGCTCCGAAGAAATGGGCTGTTGGCTTGGAGTTCTTTTGGCAGAAACTGGTTCTTCTACTGATCCAGAGTGCTTACACTATGACTATGTGGATGTGGAGACCATCGCCAATATTCGTTCAGCTGCTCGTTATTCTTTTCTGTGAGTAACCAAAAAGCAAGTTAATAGAATTGAATCAGTGCTGATGCGTTTGAATCTGTCATTCATTGAGTGgttaatttttcttttctgttcagATGGGCTACCTCCACAGAGTCAAGGACTTATGATGAGGTCCCTTATGAGGAAACAGAGGTGTGTGAAAAGCATCAACAATCAAATATCTATCCATACTCACTTCCATCCTAAATGTTATGTATAATCTTTCCTGTCAGGTACATCTCCTTCGTAGGTCTAATATTGAGCATGATCCTCCTAGACAGAGGCTTCCCTCTGAAGTGTGTGCTGAGCAATGAAGGGTTAGACCATCTGTCACTGTCACAT is drawn from Ictalurus furcatus strain D&B chromosome 8, Billie_1.0, whole genome shotgun sequence and contains these coding sequences:
- the afap1l1a gene encoding actin filament-associated protein 1-like 1 isoform X3, encoding MVGLATSTAIVNAMELLVTELNVLLKLLDHETLSSATEEKKCAVRNLVKQLKPSVTGPEYMYMNTSVCRNGTSFVEALFDNFDCNLSELKVEVEEQKKSPIKTNQFASKPITPDSAPPLPTTPPPEDYYEEAVPLSPGTVPEYITSRSSSSPPNSIEDGYYEDTNNNCPNFSMNRRCKNSYNDSDALSSSYESYDEEEEERGQCLTHKWPSEENSMAPVRDCRICAFLLKKKRFGQWAKQLTVIRENRLQCYKSSKDQSPYMDLPLNLCNVIYVPKDGRKKKHELRFSLPGGEALVLAVQSKEQADKWLKVVREVNSLGTTLDISASPMIPRKREKEPEKDLDKRLSGEKHASDSDSMPSGESSRDSRENELTGTMSRAAGRKITRIISFSKRKPPLPGYTRTSSLDENPRCGYLSVLVNQCWKEQWCRVRCGSLHLHKEKVDGWRSPHTSIVLRGCEVVPGLGPKHPFALRILRSGTEVAALEASCSEEMGCWLGVLLAETGSSTDPECLHYDYVDVETIANIRSAARYSFLWATSTESRTYDEVPYEETEQENERLKNGYLVKRRSASSDRSMAKPQITVKRHGSNANQYGRYGKTRAEEDARHYLREKEELERQKDHVRNALVLLRKEKREAKERMKVATDKQWLTLEECVTQLEESCQIKEGERVELELKLTQVKENLKKSLAGGTLGAPVETKPLGKKTRRSEVPYIESVIPVNCASEMRKRPLSICASTKGNVMQKAKEWESKKGKC
- the afap1l1a gene encoding actin filament-associated protein 1-like 1 isoform X2; translated protein: MEGNNEKSMELLVTELNVLLKLLDHETLSSATEEKKCAVRNLVKQLKPSVTGPEYMYMNTSVCRNGTSFVEALFDNFDCNLSELKVEVEEQKKSPIKTNQFASKPITPDSAPPLPTTPPPEDYYEEAVPLSPGTVPEYITSRSSSSPPNSIEDGYYEDTNNNCPNFSMNRRCKNSYNDSDALSSSYESYDEEEEERGQCLTHKWPSEENSMAPVRDCRICAFLLKKKRFGQWAKQLTVIRENRLQCYKSSKDQSPYMDLPLNLCNVIYVPKDGRKKKHELRFSLPGGEALVLAVQSKEQADKWLKVVREVNSLGTTLDISASPMIPRKREKEPEKDLDKRLSGEKHASDSDSMPSGESSRDSRENGKPKRVALSELTGTMSRAAGRKITRIISFSKRKPPLPGYTRTSSLDENPRCGYLSVLVNQCWKEQWCRVRCGSLHLHKEKVDGWRSPHTSIVLRGCEVVPGLGPKHPFALRILRSGTEVAALEASCSEEMGCWLGVLLAETGSSTDPECLHYDYVDVETIANIRSAARYSFLWATSTESRTYDEVPYEETEQENERLKNGYLVKRRSASSDRSMAKPQITVKRHGSNANQYGRYGKTRAEEDARHYLREKEELERQKDHVRNALVLLRKEKREAKERMKVATDKQWLTLEECVTQLEESCQIKEGERVELELKLTQVKENLKKSLAGGTLGAPVETKPLGKKTRRSEVPYIESVIPVNCASEMRKRPLSICASTKGNVMQKAKEWESKKGKC
- the afap1l1a gene encoding actin filament-associated protein 1-like 1 isoform X5; amino-acid sequence: MVGLATSTAIVNAMELLVTELNVLLKLLDHETLSSATEEKKCAVRNLVKQLKPSDCNLSELKVEVEEQKKSPIKTNQFASKPITPDSAPPLPTTPPPEDYYEEAVPLSPGTVPEYITSRSSSSPPNSIEDGYYEDTNNNCPNFSMNRRCKNSYNDSDALSSSYESYDEEEEERGQCLTHKWPSEENSMAPVRDCRICAFLLKKKRFGQWAKQLTVIRENRLQCYKSSKDQSPYMDLPLNLCNVIYVPKDGRKKKHELRFSLPGGEALVLAVQSKEQADKWLKVVREVNSLGTTLDISASPMIPRKREKEPEKDLDKRLSGEKHASDSDSMPSGESSRDSRENGKPKRVALSELTGTMSRAAGRKITRIISFSKRKPPLPGYTRTSSLDENPRCGYLSVLVNQCWKEQWCRVRCGSLHLHKEKVDGWRSPHTSIVLRGCEVVPGLGPKHPFALRILRSGTEVAALEASCSEEMGCWLGVLLAETGSSTDPECLHYDYVDVETIANIRSAARYSFLWATSTESRTYDEVPYEETEQENERLKNGYLVKRRSASSDRSMAKPQITVKRHGSNANQYGRYGKTRAEEDARHYLREKEELERQKDHVRNALVLLRKEKREAKERMKVATDKQWLTLEECVTQLEESCQIKEGERVELELKLTQVKENLKKSLAGGTLGAPVETKPLGKKTRRSEVPYIESVIPVNCASEMRKRPLSICASTKGNVMQKAKEWESKKGKC
- the afap1l1a gene encoding actin filament-associated protein 1-like 1 isoform X1; this translates as MVGLATSTAIVNAMELLVTELNVLLKLLDHETLSSATEEKKCAVRNLVKQLKPSVTGPEYMYMNTSVCRNGTSFVEALFDNFDCNLSELKVEVEEQKKSPIKTNQFASKPITPDSAPPLPTTPPPEDYYEEAVPLSPGTVPEYITSRSSSSPPNSIEDGYYEDTNNNCPNFSMNRRCKNSYNDSDALSSSYESYDEEEEERGQCLTHKWPSEENSMAPVRDCRICAFLLKKKRFGQWAKQLTVIRENRLQCYKSSKDQSPYMDLPLNLCNVIYVPKDGRKKKHELRFSLPGGEALVLAVQSKEQADKWLKVVREVNSLGTTLDISASPMIPRKREKEPEKDLDKRLSGEKHASDSDSMPSGESSRDSRENGKPKRVALSELTGTMSRAAGRKITRIISFSKRKPPLPGYTRTSSLDENPRCGYLSVLVNQCWKEQWCRVRCGSLHLHKEKVDGWRSPHTSIVLRGCEVVPGLGPKHPFALRILRSGTEVAALEASCSEEMGCWLGVLLAETGSSTDPECLHYDYVDVETIANIRSAARYSFLWATSTESRTYDEVPYEETEQENERLKNGYLVKRRSASSDRSMAKPQITVKRHGSNANQYGRYGKTRAEEDARHYLREKEELERQKDHVRNALVLLRKEKREAKERMKVATDKQWLTLEECVTQLEESCQIKEGERVELELKLTQVKENLKKSLAGGTLGAPVETKPLGKKTRRSEVPYIESVIPVNCASEMRKRPLSICASTKGNVMQKAKEWESKKGKC